In Vitis vinifera cultivar Pinot Noir 40024 chromosome 17, ASM3070453v1, one genomic interval encodes:
- the LOC100259837 gene encoding uncharacterized protein LOC100259837 translates to MQNDLSQKIDNVQYAISRLTNLNTMQEKEKFPSQPHQNPKGIHDVEAQEGESSKVRKVKAVITLRSGKEFDQPTSKPKHDEESVAEKEKNMMKKHMPPPFPQALHGKKGTNNTSENFEVFRQVKVNIPLLDMIKQVPTYAKFLKDLCTIKRGLIVNKKAFLTEQVSAIIQCKSPLKYKDSGCPTISVSIGGTCCVEKALLDLGASVNLLPYSVYKQLGSSCQRN, encoded by the exons atgcaaaatgatctgtCTCAAAAGATAGACAATGTCCAATACgcaatctcaaggcttaccaacctcaacacaatgcaagaaaaagaaaagtttccttctcaacctcatcaaaaccctaagggtatccatgacgtggaggctcaagagggagaatcttcaaaggTGAGGAAAGTCAAAGCAGttatcaccttgaggagtggtaaagagttTGATCAGCCCACATCCAAGCCAAAGCATGATGAAGAGAGTGtagcagaaaaagaaaaga atatgatgaagaaacacatgcctccacctttcccccaagctttgcatggcaaaAAGGGAACCAATAATACatcagaaaattttgaagtgttcaggcaagtgaaggtcaatatccctttgctagacatgatcaaacaagtgccgacatatgcaaaattcttgaaggacttgtgcactatAAAGAGAGGGTTGAttgtgaacaagaaagccttcttgactgagcaagtgagtgccatcatacagtgcaagtctccactgaagtacaaagattcgggctgccctaccatctcagtgagtATTGGAGGGACTTgttgtgtggagaaagctttgctggacttgggagcaagtgtgaatttgctaccctactctgtctacaagcaattggg atccagTTGTCAAAggaactaa